The Halovulum dunhuangense genome contains the following window.
CCGCGACATTTATTGCCCTCGTCCTGATCCTGACCCACGCACAGCGCCAGAACGGCCCCTGGGTGATTGCCCTTGGCGTCCTGCTGCTGTCGCTTCCCACTGCGATGTTCCTGACCTACCGCACCACGCTTGGCAAACTGCTGCGGCTTGCGGCATGGCGCAGCGGGACGCCCCTGCGGGGGGTCCTGCTGAAGCCGTACCTCGGGGCGACGCTGTCCTTCCTTGTCAGCATCGTCGGCGCCTTTGCCCTGCTGACCGCCCTGATCGGTTTCGGGCCGCTTGATCTTGCGCTGATCGCGATTTCGCCAGCGGTGTTCCTGCCGGTCCGGCGCTGGATCGCGGGCCGCGCGGACGGCCATCTGGAGCCGCTCTACCTGCCGGGCTACGTCCTGTGGAGTTCGGCCTGGATCACCGCCGCGATCATGGCGCTGGCAGCACTTGCCCTGCGCCTGTTCTTCGGTGAGCACGAGGGAAACTATGCCTCGCTGGCCGCGGCGATGGAGGCGGGGCGCGCGGGCGCCGGCCTGATCGGCGACAGCGCCATCGCCGGACTGGTCGCAAGATGGGCCGGCATCCTCAACGCGGTCGAGAGCTTCGTGATGGGCAGCCTCGGGCAGTTCGGCTCTCCGGGCAGCGTCCTTGCGCTGGGGATCATCCTTGCGCGCGACTTCGCCCTGTTCCTTGCCCTCGCCACGCTCTTTGCCGCCTTCTGCCTGCCGCTTGGCGAATACCGGCGGATCCTGCATCGCAGGACGGAACTGGACCTGCCGCCGCCGTCTGCCGTGGGCATCGCCTTCGTGTCGGCCATCGGCACGGTTGCCGTCATCGCCTATCTCCAGGTCTTCGCGCTGGTGGACCAGGCGATCCGCAACAGCCCCTGGCTGAGTGCCACGACCGAACGGGCGGGGCGGCTGGTCGAGCAGATCGACCAGGCGTTCTACGAAAGCGGCACGATCGATCAGATCAACGCGGCGCTGGGCGATGCGGCGCTGGATCCGCAGCAAATGGCGACGCTGGAACAGTCCCTCGTTTCCGGATTCGACGCGATGGAGCGCAACATCGACGGCTATCTCGACTGGTACTACAGCCTGCCTGCGGAATACGCCCGAACCGGACATCTGCTTGCCGGAAACCTGGAAGAGCATCTTCGCTCGAAGCTTGTGGAGCACCTGGAGGCGGGCGATCCGTTCGACGAAACCGACCGTGCCTTCAGGGGCGCACGGTCCGAACTGGACGCCGTGATCGACGCCAGGATCAGGGCTATCCTCGACGAGAACCGGGTGATGCCCGACCCCGACGGCGATGCCGTGGTGACGCGCCGCACATCGCTTGCCGAACTCGAGACGCTTGCGGCCGAATCCTCGGTCCTTTCCTTCGGGCAGCGGGGTGCCATTGCGGGCGCGACGGGCGCAGCGGTCGCGGCGGCGGTCGTCGCCAAGGCGGGGACCAAGGGCATTCTCAAGATTGCGGCGAAGGCAGCGGTGAAATCGGCGACCTCCAAGAGCGTATCCACGCTTGGCGGTGCTGGCATGGGCGCCGCCGCGGGGGCTGCGGCCGGATCGGTCGTTCCCGTCCTCGGCACGGCTGTCGGCGCGGCGATAGGCGGTGTGGTCGGGGGCCTCGCGACCGCGGTGGCGGTGGACACCGGCCTTCTGGCCCTGGAGGAAGCGTTTGCGCGCGACGATCACAGGGCGGACCTGGTGGCCGTCCTGTCCGAGATGGAAGCCGAGGCGCTGGCCAACCTGCGCGGATTTGCCCAGGCCCGTTGATCCCGGCCGTTTCCGCACTGGAACATCCGCAAGCCAGCCGATATCCCGGACGCCATGATCCGGACAGGTGCCATCACATGACGAACGAGATGCGCGGCGTCGCAGCCATCGTGGCGGCCTGCACGATCTGGGGGCTGTCGGGGCTCTATTTCGACGGCATCTCGCATGTGGGGCCGCTCGAGGTGCTGTCGCACCGGGTGATCTGGAGCCTGGCCTTCTTCATCCTGCTCTTCACGCTGCAAAAGCGCCTGCCCGAGTTCCGTGCCGCCTTTTCGCAGCCCCGGCGGCTGGGGCGGATCGGGCTTGCGGCCATCGCGGTCTCGGCCAACTGGTTCGGCTATATCTGGGCGATCCAGAACGGCCATGCGACCGAGGCGAGCATGGGCTACTACATCTTCCCGCTGGTCGCCGTCGCGATGGGCTATTTCGCCTTCGGCGAGCGGTTCAGCCCGCTTCAGCGCACGGCCATCGCGCTGGCGCTTGGCGCGGTGCTGGTGCTGACGCTGCAACTGGGCACGCCGCCCTGGATCGCGCTGATCCTGGCCGCAAGCTTCGGCACCTACGGGCTGATCAAGAAGGCGCTTCCGCTTGGCCCCGTCCTGT
Protein-coding sequences here:
- the rarD gene encoding EamA family transporter RarD, with protein sequence MTNEMRGVAAIVAACTIWGLSGLYFDGISHVGPLEVLSHRVIWSLAFFILLFTLQKRLPEFRAAFSQPRRLGRIGLAAIAVSANWFGYIWAIQNGHATEASMGYYIFPLVAVAMGYFAFGERFSPLQRTAIALALGAVLVLTLQLGTPPWIALILAASFGTYGLIKKALPLGPVLSVGVETALLLPLALGFLIWQGTAGRLVAVTPGDVAYLMLSAGFTGVPLVLFSYASRRLAYATLGLVQYMNPTLQFVIAMIYFGEPFGPAQALAFPLIWAGVALYCVDLWRRDRAARRLPPAQL